The following are encoded together in the Pseudoalteromonas piscicida genome:
- the apaG gene encoding Co2+/Mg2+ efflux protein ApaG encodes MTTQTNIGSPIKVSVETFYVEAQSQPEKDKYVFAYTITIKNHSLCNAKLHSRYWLITDANGKETEVEGEGVVGEQPTIRPGESYKYTSGAVLDTPVGTMEGYYLMRNEFGTEFKTPINVFRLSCPNILH; translated from the coding sequence ATGACAACTCAAACTAATATTGGCTCACCGATCAAAGTATCGGTGGAGACCTTTTACGTTGAAGCGCAATCACAGCCTGAAAAGGACAAATATGTGTTTGCCTACACAATAACCATTAAAAACCATAGCTTATGCAATGCTAAGCTTCATAGCCGCTATTGGCTCATTACCGATGCTAATGGCAAAGAGACCGAAGTCGAAGGTGAAGGTGTCGTTGGTGAGCAGCCCACCATTCGCCCAGGTGAGAGCTATAAGTACACTAGCGGCGCGGTGCTCGATACCCCAGTAGGTACGATGGAAGGGTATTATTTAATGCGTAATGAATTTGGCACTGAGTTTAAAACGCCAATCAACGTATTTAGACTCTCCTGCCCAAATATCTTGCACTAA
- the rsmA gene encoding 16S rRNA (adenine(1518)-N(6)/adenine(1519)-N(6))-dimethyltransferase RsmA has translation MTDKVHLGHRARKRFGQNFLNDNNIIDKIVTAIDPKPEDNLVEIGPGLGAITEPVCDLSGHLTVVELDKDLAERLIHHPFLGPKLTVHQGDAMKFDFSSLIKEGEKLKIFGNLPYNVSTPLLFHLFEFADQVEHMHFMLQKEVVNRMVAGPGSKTFGRLSVMTQYYCHAIPVIEVPPHCFKPAPKVDSAVVRLIPKDPSQRTAKSTKLLNTVCLEAFNQRRKTLRNSLSNLLTEEQLRNLGIDPTLRAENLSLNQFIEIANWIYDNSN, from the coding sequence ATGACAGATAAAGTACATCTCGGACACAGAGCGCGTAAACGCTTTGGTCAAAACTTCTTAAATGACAACAATATTATCGACAAGATAGTAACTGCTATCGACCCAAAACCTGAAGACAACCTGGTTGAAATCGGTCCTGGTTTAGGTGCTATCACTGAGCCTGTTTGTGATTTAAGTGGCCACCTCACCGTTGTAGAACTCGATAAAGATCTTGCCGAGCGCTTGATCCATCATCCATTCTTGGGACCTAAATTAACGGTTCACCAAGGTGACGCGATGAAGTTTGACTTCTCTTCTTTAATCAAAGAAGGGGAAAAACTGAAGATCTTTGGTAACTTACCTTACAACGTATCAACCCCTTTGCTATTTCACTTATTTGAATTTGCCGATCAGGTTGAGCATATGCACTTTATGCTACAAAAAGAAGTGGTTAACCGTATGGTTGCAGGTCCTGGCAGCAAAACCTTTGGTCGCTTGAGCGTAATGACGCAGTACTATTGTCACGCTATTCCTGTGATTGAAGTACCACCACATTGCTTTAAACCAGCACCAAAAGTTGACTCGGCTGTTGTTCGATTGATCCCAAAAGATCCATCGCAACGTACCGCTAAGAGCACTAAACTTTTGAATACTGTTTGCTTAGAAGCATTCAACCAACGTCGTAAGACACTAAGAAATAGCTTATCGAACCTGTTAACCGAAGAGCAGCTACGAAACTTGGGTATCGACCCTACACTTCGCGCTGAAAACCTGTCGCTTAACCAGTTTATTGAAATTGCAAATTGGATATATGACAACTCAAACTAA
- the surA gene encoding peptidylprolyl isomerase SurA has product MNLKKLLLVASLSAGLFTQAHAERVKLDTVVATVNDGVILQSEVDQIINRVKEQAEQQGTELPSDKTLRLQAIDKLIEQSLMLQLGDRMGMQISDAQLDQTIANIAQDQGGTIADLRRSVEASGESFQAYREEIRKEITTSQVRRASVDRRIYISPQEVTNLQKILSEQTGNSEEYDIGHILIKIPNKATPEEIEDARERADNVIKFLNEGKEFKRIAIASSSGSKALDGGQLGWMGINEMPTLFAEAIKGAKKDDIVGPLRSGAGFHILKVQDIRGREVVETVEVRSRHILIKPSIILSEEKARSMLTGFVKDLRAGTADFAALAKEYSEDPGSALKGGEYDWTDPTTYVPAFRDTLLSLEKNQISEPFRSTFGWHIVQLLDKRVADKTEQAKLNRAHRLLFNRKFKEESFKWIKEMRDQAHIEIIEAE; this is encoded by the coding sequence ATGAATTTAAAAAAGTTGTTATTAGTGGCCTCATTAAGTGCAGGCCTATTTACTCAAGCACATGCTGAGCGTGTAAAGCTAGATACAGTCGTTGCCACGGTAAATGATGGTGTAATTTTACAAAGCGAAGTCGATCAAATAATAAATCGTGTTAAAGAACAGGCTGAGCAGCAAGGTACTGAACTTCCTAGCGATAAAACATTACGATTACAAGCCATCGATAAACTCATTGAGCAATCTTTGATGTTGCAACTGGGCGACCGCATGGGTATGCAAATTTCAGATGCTCAATTGGATCAGACCATTGCGAATATTGCCCAAGATCAAGGCGGTACTATTGCTGACTTACGTCGTTCAGTTGAAGCAAGTGGCGAAAGCTTTCAGGCATATCGAGAAGAGATCCGTAAAGAAATAACCACAAGCCAAGTGCGCCGTGCCAGTGTTGACCGCCGTATTTATATTAGCCCTCAAGAGGTGACTAACCTGCAAAAAATCTTGAGTGAGCAAACGGGTAACTCAGAAGAGTATGATATCGGCCATATCTTGATTAAAATCCCAAATAAAGCGACTCCAGAAGAAATTGAAGACGCTCGTGAGCGCGCTGATAACGTGATTAAGTTTTTGAATGAAGGCAAAGAGTTCAAGCGTATCGCAATCGCCTCTTCAAGCGGCTCAAAAGCGCTGGATGGTGGTCAATTAGGCTGGATGGGGATCAACGAAATGCCAACCTTGTTCGCTGAGGCCATCAAAGGCGCGAAAAAAGACGACATCGTTGGCCCACTGCGCTCAGGCGCAGGTTTCCACATTCTAAAAGTACAAGATATTCGTGGTCGTGAAGTCGTTGAAACCGTTGAAGTGCGTTCACGTCATATCTTAATCAAACCGTCTATTATCCTAAGTGAAGAAAAAGCACGCTCGATGCTTACAGGCTTTGTAAAAGACTTGCGCGCAGGTACCGCTGACTTTGCGGCACTGGCTAAAGAATACTCTGAAGATCCTGGCTCTGCACTTAAAGGCGGTGAGTACGATTGGACAGATCCAACCACTTACGTACCAGCGTTTAGAGACACTCTGCTGTCCCTAGAAAAAAATCAGATCAGTGAACCATTTAGAAGTACATTTGGCTGGCACATCGTCCAGCTGCTAGATAAACGCGTAGCCGACAAAACAGAACAAGCCAAGTTAAATCGCGCACATCGACTGCTGTTTAACCGTAAATTTAAAGAAGAAAGCTTTAAATGGATTAAAGAAATGCGTGACCAAGCGCATATTGAAATTATCGAAGCGGAATAA
- the lptD gene encoding LPS assembly protein LptD yields MRKIWGLAVLSAIHSTAFANTNIVAAQCKDYMQPENWKPLASLPKHAIDIVADDLELQGTDSAEFSGNVVINTETMSLEARRALIDKKEGLLSASGPLLYRDQFSKVHSNGLFADLNANTVSLLGAEYELTDQLGRGGAEKLHASGSKISLDNSSFTTCPADDPFWSIEASSIVLSREDGWGETYNTVFKIMDTPIIYLPYFTFPIDDRRKSGLLTPTISSSNKFGLELITPYYLNLAPNYDATLTPRYMANKGFQLITEFRYLTEQHQGKIGVEYLSKDDSEPQLDDRYLVHWQQKSYLSDKWRAFVDVTNVSDDNYLTDLTSEYANETDTQLYRTGSLSYLGEDWLVDLKLQDFEVLGDHRESYTALPQISFRTRDSYDLVGLDWDFEGEFAYFQNDALPISEASRLHLEPRVSFSRSDYAWSFTSEARLLHTRYEQNIDVPDTEYEESVTRTLPSLRIHGQLNFERSTEFFFEQGTQTLEPQIQYLYTPHREQSQIGWYDTAKLQDDFIGLFRARRYSGYDRIAEANQFTVGATTRVFDSSNVERFNFSAGQIVYLESSVKPSEQLFTDDTNYNALFAAESMLHWHKRWYLSGGVQYDMDSKELVQSHFTLDYKGDNKQLVQLNHRYVNDVSDYEIDQVGLFTSLPIDDNWQFVASYHRDMTANRSVESFVGIQYQSCCWAIQVTANRQIETNLNQTLTNDEAVFDSGFSLKFVLTGLGSQSSGDASKLLQQGIFGYRRPYFLNK; encoded by the coding sequence ATGCGCAAAATTTGGGGCTTGGCTGTATTATCCGCGATTCATTCTACAGCTTTTGCTAATACGAACATTGTCGCCGCACAATGTAAAGACTATATGCAGCCAGAAAACTGGAAGCCGTTAGCCTCGCTGCCCAAACATGCCATTGATATCGTTGCCGATGACTTAGAACTACAAGGTACTGATAGTGCTGAGTTTTCGGGTAATGTGGTGATTAACACTGAAACCATGAGCTTAGAAGCTAGACGTGCGCTAATCGATAAAAAAGAAGGCCTGCTCAGCGCTTCTGGACCACTACTTTATCGTGACCAATTTAGCAAAGTTCACAGCAATGGGCTATTCGCGGATTTAAATGCTAACACTGTGAGCTTGCTTGGTGCTGAATATGAATTAACAGATCAGCTGGGCCGCGGCGGAGCGGAAAAATTACATGCCTCGGGTAGCAAGATTTCACTCGATAACTCCAGCTTTACCACGTGTCCTGCTGATGACCCATTTTGGAGTATTGAGGCGAGCAGCATTGTGCTTTCTCGCGAAGATGGTTGGGGTGAAACGTATAATACGGTGTTCAAAATTATGGACACGCCAATCATCTATTTACCTTATTTTACGTTTCCAATCGATGATAGACGTAAGTCTGGCTTGCTGACGCCGACAATTTCCAGCTCGAATAAGTTTGGTTTGGAGCTGATCACCCCTTATTATCTCAATCTAGCCCCCAACTACGACGCGACCTTAACGCCAAGATACATGGCCAATAAAGGATTTCAGCTTATTACCGAGTTCAGATATTTAACTGAACAACATCAAGGTAAAATTGGAGTGGAATATCTCAGTAAGGATGATTCAGAGCCGCAGCTAGACGATCGCTATTTAGTACATTGGCAACAAAAAAGTTATCTAAGTGATAAATGGCGTGCGTTCGTTGATGTCACAAATGTGAGTGACGATAACTACCTCACTGACTTAACATCCGAATACGCCAATGAAACTGACACTCAGTTATATCGAACTGGCAGTCTAAGTTACCTTGGTGAAGACTGGTTAGTCGACTTAAAGTTGCAAGATTTTGAGGTGTTGGGTGATCATAGAGAATCCTACACCGCACTACCGCAAATTAGCTTCCGTACACGTGACAGTTATGATCTTGTCGGCCTTGACTGGGACTTTGAAGGTGAGTTTGCCTATTTTCAAAATGATGCTTTGCCAATCTCTGAGGCGTCGAGATTACATTTAGAGCCTCGTGTGTCTTTTTCTCGCAGCGACTACGCTTGGTCATTTACCTCCGAGGCACGCCTACTTCACACGCGTTATGAACAAAATATAGATGTGCCTGATACAGAGTATGAAGAGTCTGTTACGCGTACCTTGCCAAGTTTACGGATACATGGACAATTGAATTTTGAACGCAGTACCGAGTTCTTTTTTGAACAAGGTACACAAACGCTTGAGCCACAAATTCAGTACCTTTACACCCCACACAGAGAGCAAAGCCAAATTGGCTGGTACGACACTGCTAAACTACAGGATGACTTTATTGGTCTGTTTAGAGCACGCCGTTACTCAGGTTATGACCGTATTGCAGAAGCCAATCAATTCACCGTGGGTGCAACCACTCGTGTATTCGATAGCAGTAATGTCGAGCGCTTTAACTTCAGCGCAGGTCAGATCGTTTATCTCGAGTCATCTGTAAAGCCTTCTGAACAGCTATTTACCGATGATACCAATTATAATGCATTATTTGCCGCTGAATCCATGTTACATTGGCATAAGCGTTGGTACCTCTCAGGTGGGGTGCAATATGATATGGATAGCAAAGAGTTAGTGCAGTCTCACTTTACCTTGGACTATAAAGGAGACAACAAGCAGTTGGTGCAATTGAACCATCGTTATGTTAATGATGTCTCAGACTATGAAATTGACCAAGTTGGTCTCTTTACAAGTTTACCAATTGACGATAACTGGCAATTTGTAGCAAGCTATCACCGAGATATGACGGCAAATAGAAGTGTTGAATCCTTTGTTGGTATTCAATACCAGTCTTGTTGTTGGGCTATTCAGGTGACTGCGAATCGTCAAATTGAAACAAACTTAAACCAAACACTTACAAATGATGAAGCAGTGTTTGATTCTGGCTTCAGCCTGAAATTTGTCCTTACAGGGCTTGGAAGCCAAAGCAGTGGTGATGCAAGTAAACTCCTTCAACAGGGTATTTTTGGTTACCGTAGACCGTATTTTTTGAATAAATAG
- a CDS encoding aminoglycoside phosphotransferase family protein, translating into MNSQNQRVEFIQQAIHSDDFTCEAITSDASFRRYYRVTHKTMTWILMETPVDKLDNAPFIGLNTVFAEQGLNVPQILANDEEHGLLLLQDLGSEHLSDRLVLPSRLDDYRALIALIPDIAKTPKSEWMKPYDAEFINMELNIFYEWLVTKWLGLTPTEYQQVQWHNVKLKLVDAMTRQPQVTMHRDFHSRNLICHQSQWYLIDYQDAVQGPVTYDAVSLLRDCYTRLDAHEFTELQQHSFDCLKAANLLGYMDFSTYQHCFDLTGMQRHLKAAGIFTRLLQRDGKGGYVENILPTLRYLFEVANKYKEFQWLASWLENDIMPQAQAKLGKK; encoded by the coding sequence ATGAATAGTCAAAACCAGCGCGTCGAGTTTATACAGCAAGCAATACATAGCGACGATTTTACGTGCGAGGCTATCACCTCGGATGCCAGTTTTCGTCGCTACTATCGAGTAACGCATAAAACAATGACATGGATCTTGATGGAAACACCCGTCGATAAACTCGATAATGCCCCTTTTATTGGTTTAAATACGGTGTTTGCAGAGCAAGGACTCAATGTGCCACAAATCCTTGCGAATGATGAAGAGCATGGACTGTTACTATTACAAGATTTAGGTTCTGAGCATTTGTCTGATAGGTTGGTATTGCCTTCTCGGCTAGACGATTATCGCGCGTTGATAGCGCTTATTCCCGATATAGCCAAAACACCAAAGAGTGAGTGGATGAAGCCCTATGACGCTGAATTCATCAACATGGAACTCAATATTTTTTACGAATGGCTAGTAACAAAATGGCTAGGATTAACGCCCACCGAATATCAACAAGTACAGTGGCATAATGTGAAGCTGAAACTCGTTGATGCGATGACTCGCCAGCCGCAGGTTACGATGCATCGAGATTTTCATAGTCGCAACCTGATATGTCATCAGTCTCAGTGGTATCTCATTGATTATCAGGATGCGGTACAAGGACCAGTCACTTATGATGCGGTTTCTCTGTTGCGGGATTGTTATACTCGCCTTGATGCTCATGAGTTTACTGAGCTTCAGCAACATAGCTTTGATTGTTTAAAAGCGGCCAACTTATTAGGCTATATGGATTTTAGCACCTATCAACATTGTTTTGACTTAACGGGGATGCAAAGACACCTTAAAGCTGCCGGGATTTTTACTCGTCTACTGCAGCGAGACGGCAAAGGCGGGTACGTAGAAAATATTTTGCCAACGTTACGCTACCTCTTTGAAGTAGCAAATAAGTATAAAGAATTTCAGTGGCTTGCAAGCTGGCTAGAGAATGACATAATGCCTCAAGCTCAGGCCAAATTAGGCAAAAAATAG